A genomic window from Candidatus Latescibacterota bacterium includes:
- a CDS encoding sigma-70 family RNA polymerase sigma factor yields MKDMTDVDLIQATIEGKRDAYAALVDRYAADIFATSMSIIANVDDARDISQEAFLRGFIKIGQLRSVDKFRPWIIGIARNLALDHLRQKKKREIDPRITISTEYEVPDDYLDIHEAIARLSEKYRLPLLLYYFDGRSSDSVAEALDLSRDGVLTRLSRGRRELRRILAFQENKDERKM; encoded by the coding sequence TTGAAAGACATGACCGACGTCGATCTTATACAGGCGACCATAGAAGGAAAAAGGGATGCTTACGCAGCCCTGGTAGACAGGTATGCCGCCGACATCTTCGCAACATCCATGAGTATAATCGCCAATGTCGATGATGCCAGAGACATATCCCAGGAGGCATTTTTGCGAGGTTTCATCAAAATCGGACAACTCAGGTCCGTCGACAAATTCCGCCCATGGATCATTGGAATAGCACGAAATCTGGCCCTTGATCACCTGAGACAGAAAAAGAAAAGGGAGATCGATCCTCGAATCACCATAAGCACGGAATATGAGGTGCCGGACGATTATCTGGACATACATGAAGCAATCGCTCGTTTGTCCGAAAAGTACCGCCTTCCGCTGCTCCTGTATTATTTCGATGGGCGCAGCTCGGATAGTGTGGCAGAAGCATTGGACCTCTCCAGAGATGGAGTCCTTACAAGATTGAGCAGGGGACGCAGGGAACTGAGAAGAATATTGGCATTCCAGGAGAATAAAGATGAACGAAAGATGTGA